From Caballeronia insecticola, a single genomic window includes:
- a CDS encoding arginine/lysine/ornithine decarboxylase encodes MKFRFPVVIIDEDFRSENISGSGIRALAEAIEKEGAEVLGLTSYGDLAAFAQQSSRASCFILSIDDDELLPYADNVVVEGDTPELASAIVALRAFINAVRRRNADIPIFLYGETRTSRHLPNDILRELHGFIHMFEDTPEFVARHVIREAKVYLDSLAPPFFKELVQYAEEGSYSWHCPGHSGGVAFLKNPLGQMFHQFFGENMLRADVCNAVDELGQLLDHTGPVAASERNAARIFSADHLFFVTNGTSTSNKIVWHATVAPGDIVLVDRNCHKSILHAITMTGAIPVFLTPTRNHFGIIGPIPRDEFKPENIRKKIEANPFAREALAKNPKIKPRILTITQSTYDGVIYNVEMIKDLLGDLLDTLHFDEAWLPHAEFHSFYQDMHAIGAGRPRTGALVFATHSTHKLLAGISQASQILVQDSENSTFDRHRFNEAYLMHTSTSPQYAIIASCDVAAAMMEAPGGTALVEESIAEALDFRRAMRKVDDEYGDDWFFKVWGPEALAEEGIGDREDWMLKPNDRWHGFGALADNFNMLDPIKATIITPGLDVDGEFGESGIPAAIVTKYLAEHGIIVEKTGLYSFFIMFTIGITKGRWNSMVTELQQFKDDYDNNLPLWRVLPEFVAQHPSYERIGLRDLCEQIHSVYRANNIARLTTEMYLSSMEPAMKPSEAFAKLAHREIDRVPIDELEGRVTSILLTPYPPGIPLLIPGERFNRTIVDYLRFAREFNERFPGFHTDIHGLVGEMINGRIEYFVDCVRLDDASLNR; translated from the coding sequence TCGCGCGCTCGCCGAGGCGATCGAAAAAGAAGGTGCCGAAGTGCTCGGCCTGACGAGCTACGGCGATCTCGCGGCCTTCGCGCAGCAGTCGAGCCGCGCGTCGTGCTTCATTCTGTCCATCGACGACGACGAATTGCTGCCGTACGCCGATAACGTCGTCGTGGAAGGCGACACGCCGGAACTGGCGTCGGCGATTGTCGCGCTGCGGGCGTTCATCAACGCCGTGCGCCGCCGCAACGCCGACATTCCAATTTTCCTGTACGGCGAAACGCGCACCTCGCGCCACTTGCCGAACGACATCCTGCGCGAGCTGCACGGCTTCATCCACATGTTCGAGGACACGCCGGAATTCGTCGCGCGCCACGTCATTCGTGAAGCGAAGGTTTATCTCGATTCGCTCGCGCCGCCGTTCTTCAAGGAACTCGTGCAGTACGCGGAAGAGGGCTCGTATTCGTGGCACTGTCCGGGGCACTCGGGCGGCGTCGCGTTCCTGAAGAATCCGCTCGGACAGATGTTCCACCAGTTCTTCGGCGAGAACATGTTGCGCGCGGACGTCTGCAACGCTGTCGACGAACTCGGTCAGCTGCTCGATCACACCGGGCCGGTCGCGGCGTCGGAACGTAACGCGGCGCGCATCTTCAGCGCGGATCATCTCTTTTTCGTGACCAACGGCACGTCGACGTCGAACAAGATCGTGTGGCATGCAACGGTGGCGCCGGGCGACATCGTGCTCGTGGACCGCAACTGCCACAAGTCGATCCTGCACGCGATCACCATGACCGGCGCGATTCCCGTGTTCCTCACGCCGACGCGCAATCACTTCGGCATCATCGGGCCGATTCCGCGCGACGAGTTCAAGCCGGAGAACATTCGCAAGAAGATCGAGGCGAATCCGTTCGCGCGCGAGGCGCTCGCGAAGAACCCGAAGATCAAGCCGCGTATCCTGACGATCACGCAGAGCACGTATGACGGCGTGATTTACAACGTCGAAATGATCAAGGACTTGCTGGGCGACCTGCTCGACACGCTGCATTTCGACGAAGCGTGGCTGCCGCACGCCGAGTTCCATTCGTTCTATCAGGACATGCACGCGATCGGCGCAGGCCGTCCGCGCACCGGCGCGCTCGTGTTCGCAACGCACTCCACGCACAAGCTGCTCGCGGGCATCTCGCAGGCGTCGCAGATTCTCGTGCAGGACAGCGAGAACAGCACGTTCGACCGCCATCGTTTCAACGAGGCGTATCTGATGCACACGTCGACGTCGCCGCAATACGCGATCATCGCGTCGTGCGACGTGGCCGCGGCGATGATGGAAGCGCCCGGCGGCACCGCGCTCGTCGAGGAGTCGATTGCGGAGGCGCTCGATTTCCGCCGCGCCATGCGCAAGGTCGACGACGAATACGGCGACGACTGGTTCTTCAAGGTCTGGGGCCCGGAAGCGCTCGCGGAAGAAGGCATCGGCGACCGCGAAGACTGGATGCTCAAGCCCAACGACCGCTGGCACGGCTTCGGCGCGCTCGCGGACAACTTCAACATGCTCGACCCGATCAAGGCGACGATCATCACGCCGGGGCTCGACGTGGACGGCGAATTCGGCGAGAGCGGCATTCCGGCCGCGATCGTCACGAAGTATCTGGCGGAGCACGGCATCATCGTGGAGAAGACGGGGCTTTACTCGTTCTTCATCATGTTCACGATCGGCATCACGAAGGGCCGCTGGAACTCGATGGTCACCGAACTCCAGCAGTTCAAGGACGACTACGACAACAACCTGCCGCTGTGGCGCGTGCTGCCGGAGTTCGTGGCGCAGCATCCGTCGTACGAGCGCATCGGCTTGCGTGACCTGTGCGAGCAGATTCACAGCGTCTATCGCGCGAACAACATCGCGCGGCTCACGACCGAAATGTATCTGTCGAGCATGGAGCCGGCAATGAAGCCGTCCGAGGCGTTCGCCAAGCTCGCGCACCGCGAGATCGACCGCGTGCCTATCGACGAACTCGAAGGCCGCGTGACGTCGATCCTCTTGACGCCGTATCCGCCGGGCATTCCGTTGCTGATTCCGGGCGAGCGCTTCAATCGCACGATCGTCGATTATCTGCGTTTCGCGCGCGAGTTCAACGAACGCTTCCCGGGCTTCCACACGGATATCCACGGGCTCGTCGGCGAGATGATCAACGGGCGCATCGAGTATTTTGTCGATTGCGTGAGGCTCGATGATGCTTCGCTGAACCGCTAA
- the gstA gene encoding glutathione transferase GstA: MKLFYKAGACSLASHIALEESGLPYEIEAVDLKTKLTASGADFTKINAKGYVPALQLDNGELLTEGPAIMQYIADQVPAKHLAPLADAMARYRLQGWLTFIGTELHKNFSPFFNPAASSDWKAAAMANLERRLTYTAQHLDDKQYLLGDEFSIGDAYLFTVLGWAKHIDLDLGKWRALVDYQARVGARAGVQAAMKAEGLI, encoded by the coding sequence TTGAAACTGTTTTACAAAGCTGGTGCCTGCTCGCTCGCGTCTCACATCGCACTCGAAGAATCCGGGCTGCCGTACGAAATCGAAGCTGTCGACCTCAAGACCAAACTCACCGCCAGCGGTGCGGACTTCACCAAGATCAACGCCAAGGGTTATGTGCCCGCGCTCCAGCTCGACAACGGCGAGCTGCTGACCGAAGGCCCGGCGATCATGCAATACATCGCCGATCAGGTTCCGGCGAAGCATCTCGCGCCGCTCGCCGACGCCATGGCGCGCTATCGCCTGCAAGGCTGGCTCACGTTCATCGGCACGGAACTGCACAAGAATTTTTCGCCGTTCTTCAATCCGGCCGCGAGCAGCGACTGGAAAGCAGCCGCAATGGCCAATCTCGAACGCCGCCTCACCTACACGGCGCAGCATCTCGACGACAAACAATACCTGCTCGGCGACGAATTCAGCATCGGTGACGCGTACCTCTTCACGGTGCTCGGCTGGGCGAAGCACATCGACCTCGACCTCGGCAAATGGCGCGCGCTCGTCGACTATCAGGCTCGCGTGGGCGCGCGCGCCGGCGTGCAGGCAGCGATGAAGGCGGAAGGGCTGATCTGA
- a CDS encoding bestrophin family protein: MIIRPKVHWFRLLFVWRGSVLPQLLPRLGLIFALSVTAIFMHDHMRTYPIGLGTPPFALVGIALAVFLGFRNSASYERWWEGRKLWGTLVITARSLARQALSLPEPRDPEQTRRFLAALGALAHALRHQLRCTDALADLSSRLPPELHARVAAAQFRPALILLWLGEWVAERRREGVIDGYAVLAIEHNLNALSDVIGGCERIATTPLPFSYSVMIHRTIYLFCALLPFGLVDGAGVLTPLFALLVAYAFMALEAIAAQIEDPFGLEENDLALNAMCETIELALHDMAADPDFARAPKPFAPPRDFILD, encoded by the coding sequence GGGCTGATCTTCGCGCTGTCGGTGACGGCGATCTTCATGCACGACCACATGCGCACGTATCCGATCGGGCTCGGCACGCCGCCGTTCGCGCTCGTCGGCATCGCGCTCGCGGTGTTTCTCGGCTTTCGCAACAGCGCGAGCTACGAACGCTGGTGGGAAGGCCGCAAGCTCTGGGGCACACTCGTCATCACCGCGCGCTCGCTCGCACGGCAGGCGCTCTCGTTACCCGAACCGCGCGATCCGGAACAGACGCGGCGCTTTCTCGCCGCGCTCGGCGCACTGGCGCACGCGCTGCGTCATCAACTGCGCTGCACCGATGCGCTCGCCGATCTGTCCAGCCGGCTGCCGCCCGAGTTGCACGCCCGCGTCGCGGCCGCGCAGTTCCGGCCCGCGCTGATCCTGCTGTGGCTCGGCGAATGGGTGGCCGAACGCCGGCGCGAAGGCGTCATCGACGGCTATGCGGTGCTCGCGATCGAGCACAACCTCAATGCGCTGTCCGATGTGATCGGCGGATGCGAGCGTATCGCCACCACGCCGCTGCCGTTTTCGTACTCCGTGATGATCCACCGCACGATCTATCTCTTCTGCGCCCTGCTGCCGTTCGGGCTCGTGGACGGCGCGGGCGTGCTTACGCCGCTCTTCGCGCTGCTGGTTGCGTATGCGTTCATGGCGCTGGAGGCGATCGCCGCGCAGATCGAAGACCCGTTCGGCCTCGAAGAAAACGATCTCGCGTTGAACGCGATGTGCGAGACGATCGAACTCGCCCTGCACGATATGGCCGCCGATCCCGATTTCGCGCGCGCGCCCAAACCGTTCGCGCCGCCGCGCGACTTCATTCTCGACTGA